One Xiphophorus couchianus chromosome 1, X_couchianus-1.0, whole genome shotgun sequence genomic region harbors:
- the LOC114144030 gene encoding uncharacterized protein LOC114144030, translated as MAAVDEFLRDPSEEGLERCTREQLLKIAEHFKLEVSDKRSKDSIRAIIKANLIDSGVLGPVKLQATGTWLDTDASDTSLTFEQKRELLLLQAAIEQKRLDVKKLELEGRRLNSTTDGHTPLDASGRGTSSPFDVGNNLRLVPQFSEWDPDTFFSLFERVADSRGWSDLDRTLLLQCVFTGKAQEAYSALTVDDSKVYATVKKAVLTAYELVPEAYRQRFRTWQKGEKQTHVEFARELGIHFNRWCASLKICTFDDLCHLVVLEQFKNSVPSHIAIYISEHNVKTAAEAAKLADEYVLIHRGGCGYRTCNDFGYRSGSQSFVGSHAKEEGVGPDLNSKSERISCGHVYLDPTDICHYCKARGHWKCECPKRGAQVKSAAFAASEKRAGFVSSKQVEVGRKYTLDQGDFSPFVSDGHVSIVGSDATVPVKILRDTGAFNSYIVSSVLPFSEETNTGDHVLMRGMGLLVEPVPLHKLTLTCGLVQGEVIMGVRPALPLEGVDVILGNDLASGRVWTDCPLPAPIVTSSPVLGKLDESAQCFPGVFTACAVTRAMCRAESASIPDHEDGGAEESDFFSVYVPVSLLSVSHSDLMAEQRADSSLRHLFDQVVTEEESVASGSTTGSSF; from the exons ATGGCTGCTGTTGACGAGTTTTTGCGAGATCCGTCTGAAGAGGGGTTGGAGCGCTGCACACGCGAACAATTGTTAAAGATCgctgaacattttaaactggAGGTCAGTGATAAGCGGTCTAAAGACAGTATTAGAGCTATCATTAAAGCTAATCTAATTGACTCGGGTGTGCTAGGACCAGTTAAGTTGCAGGCTACCGGGACATGGTTGGACACTGATGCTTCTGACACTAGCTTGACTTTTGAACAGAAGCGGGAGCTGCTTTTGTTGCAGGCTGCGATAGAACAGAAAAGATTGGATGTGAAAAAACTGGAGTTGGAAGGACGTAGATTGAATTCAACTACTGATGGCCACACCCCCCTTGATGCTTCCGGTAGGGGAACTTCTAGCCCATTTGATGTTGGCAATAATCTGCGTTTAGTTCCTCAGTTTTCTGAATGGGAtccagatacatttttttccctgtttgaGCGTGTTGCTGACAGTAGAGGTTGGTCTGATCTGGACCGAACACTGCTTTTACAGTGTGTGTTCACAGGCAAGGCTCAAGAAGCATACTCTGCTCTCACAGTGGATGACAGTAAAGTTTATGCCACTGTGAAGAAGGCTGTTTTAACAGCTTATGAGTTAGTACCAGAGGCTTACAGACAGAGGTTTCGGACATGGCAGAAGGGTGAGAAACAAACCCATGTTGAGTTTGCCAGGGAGCTGGGAATACATTTCAATAGGTGGTGTGCTTCCTTAAAAATTTGCACTTTTGATGACCTCTGTCATTTGGTTGTCCTGGAACAGTTTAAAAACTCTGTTCCAAGTCATATTGCTATATACATCAGTGAACACAATGTGAAGacagctgctgaagctgctaaGCTAGCAGATGAGTATGTTCTTATACACAGGGGTGGCTGTGGGTATCGAACTTGCAATGATTTTGGTTACAGGAGCGGCAGCCAATCTTTTGTGGGGAGTCATGCGAAGGAGGAAGGCGTTGGTCCTGATCTGAACAGTAAGTCAGAACGGATTTCATGTGGGCATGTTTATTTGGATCCGACTGACATATGTCATTATTGCAAAGCCAGGGGCCATTGGAAGTGTGAATGCCCTAAACGGGGTGCTCAAGTGAAATCTGCTGCTTTTGCTGCCTCTGAAAAACGTGCTGGTTTTGTTTCCTCTAAGCAGGTGGAAGTAGGACGGAAGTACACTTTGGACCAGGGGGATTTTTCTCCTTTCGTTTCTGATGGCCATGTGTCCATAGTGGGGAGTGATGCTACAGTGCCGGTAAAAATTTTGAGGGATACTGGGGCTTTTAATTCATATATTGTGAGCTCTGTATTACCCTTTTCTGAGGAAACCAATACTGGAGACCATGTTTTGATGCGGGGAATGGGGCTTTTGGTGGAACCGGTTCCACTGCATAAACTGACATTGACTTGTGGATTGGTTCAGGGGGAGGTTATTATGGGAGTTCGCCCTGCACTTCCTCTAGAGGGAGTGGATGTAATCTTGGGCAATGATCTTGCTAGTGGACGGGTGTGGACTGATTGTCCGCTACCTGCACCCATAGTAACTTCTTCCCCTGTTTTAGGGAAGTTGGATGAGAGTGCTCAGTGTTTCCCTGGGGTTTTTACAGCTTGTGCAGTGACACGAGCTATGTGCCGTGCTGAATCTGCATCGATCCCTGACCATGAAGATGGGGGAGCAGAGGAAAGTGATTTTTTCTCTGTATATGTCcctgtttctcttttgtctgtttctcaTAGTGACCTGATGGCGGAGCAGAGAGCAGATTCTTCTCTTCGTCATCTGTTTGATCAGGTTGTCACTGAGGAAGAGAGTGTGGCCAGTGG CTCCACGACTGGATCATCCTTTTGA